A window of the Desulforapulum autotrophicum HRM2 genome harbors these coding sequences:
- a CDS encoding tetratricopeptide repeat protein: MVKKKKDNSVKVAKIGAIGAITAAVLAAVIGGIFMLGRNNNIPLPPNQTTVTVSGSGHTTVTGDGNVIHQGIPQKALDRLLKTLDEKDVALENRDKIIDDWKRQYRELEERLETRSSDDRLIAQAKGKLKAGNLDGAEKLLEQSFKNNLKKIEEDRKKVAESAYKLGSVKELKLEYKEAQHYFKQAVKFDPKNSLYLNGLGSILYTLAQHEKAIEYYEKALSSDLETYGPEHPKVAIRWNNLALAWKSKGQYDQAIAYYEKSLASNLETYGPDHPQVAISWNNLGSAWKSLGKYEKAIEYYEKALASDLKTYGPEHPNVAVYWNNLGSAWKSLGKYEKAIEYFEKALASGLKTYGPEHPDVAVRWSNLGAAWQSLGKNEKAIEYFEKALASDLKTYGPEHPDVATVWNNLGLAWQSLGKYEKAIEYFEKALSSSLKTYGPEHPKVAIRWNNLGVAWSSLGKDEKAIKYFEKSLTVFEKSLAKDHPDTISVRKNLQSIKN, encoded by the coding sequence ATGGTAAAGAAGAAAAAAGACAATTCAGTAAAAGTTGCTAAAATCGGGGCTATAGGTGCAATTACAGCCGCTGTTCTTGCAGCTGTAATTGGCGGTATATTTATGTTGGGGAGAAATAATAATATCCCTTTACCACCTAATCAGACCACAGTAACTGTCTCGGGATCCGGTCATACGACAGTTACCGGGGATGGTAATGTTATCCATCAAGGGATACCTCAAAAAGCCTTGGACCGTCTTCTGAAAACACTCGACGAAAAAGACGTTGCCCTTGAAAACCGGGATAAAATTATTGACGACTGGAAAAGACAGTACCGGGAATTGGAGGAAAGATTAGAAACTCGTTCCAGTGACGACCGACTTATCGCACAAGCGAAAGGGAAGTTAAAGGCAGGAAATCTGGACGGTGCGGAAAAACTCCTGGAACAATCCTTTAAAAACAACCTTAAAAAAATTGAGGAGGACAGAAAGAAAGTTGCTGAAAGTGCTTATAAACTAGGTTCTGTCAAGGAACTCAAATTGGAATACAAGGAAGCACAGCATTATTTTAAACAAGCGGTTAAATTTGACCCGAAGAATAGTCTATACTTAAACGGTTTGGGATCCATTTTATACACATTGGCTCAACATGAGAAGGCGATCGAGTATTACGAAAAAGCCCTATCATCGGACCTGGAAACCTACGGGCCGGAGCATCCGAAGGTGGCCATACGCTGGAACAATCTGGCCTTGGCATGGAAATCCAAGGGGCAGTATGACCAGGCCATAGCGTATTATGAAAAGTCCCTGGCATCGAATCTGGAAACCTATGGTCCTGATCATCCCCAAGTGGCAATAAGCTGGAATAATCTGGGCTCGGCATGGAAATCCCTGGGCAAGTATGAAAAGGCGATCGAGTATTATGAAAAGGCCCTGGCATCAGACCTGAAAACATACGGGCCGGAGCATCCAAATGTGGCCGTTTACTGGAACAATCTGGGCTCGGCATGGAAATCCCTGGGCAAGTATGAGAAGGCGATCGAGTATTTTGAGAAGGCCCTGGCATCGGGCCTGAAAACATACGGGCCGGAGCATCCAGATGTGGCCGTACGCTGGAGCAATCTGGGCGCGGCATGGCAATCCCTGGGCAAGAATGAGAAGGCAATCGAATATTTTGAGAAGGCCCTGGCATCGGATTTGAAGACATACGGGCCGGAGCATCCGGATGTGGCCACCGTCTGGAACAATCTGGGCTTGGCATGGCAATCCCTGGGCAAGTATGAGAAGGCGATCGAGTATTTCGAGAAGGCCCTATCATCAAGCCTGAAAACATACGGGCCGGAGCATCCGAAGGTGGCCATACGCTGGAACAATCTGGGCGTGGCATGGAGCTCCCTTGGCAAAGATGAGAAGGCGATCAAGTATTTCGAAAAATCATTAACCGTTTTTGAAAAGAGCTTGGCAAAGGATCACCCTGATACAATCTCAGTAAGGAAAAACCTCCAATCAATTAAAAACTAA
- a CDS encoding tetratricopeptide repeat protein — protein sequence MSTEYFSSLNISSFHLARGNSYLVTSDFTLALQDYEVALRHYKSSENRQGEGRCLGSLGNAYSSLGQYGKAMNYYIQAMKILEEIKSPYAVWTRKKIAE from the coding sequence ATGTCTACCGAATACTTTAGCTCGTTGAATATATCCTCATTTCATTTGGCCCGGGGGAACAGTTATTTGGTTACCAGTGACTTCACGCTTGCTCTACAAGACTATGAAGTTGCTTTACGTCATTATAAAAGCTCTGAAAACCGGCAGGGGGAAGGGAGATGTTTAGGCAGTCTGGGGAATGCGTACTCTTCCCTCGGGCAGTATGGTAAGGCCATGAATTATTACATTCAGGCCATGAAAATTCTTGAGGAAATAAAATCACCTTATGCTGTTTGGACGCGGAAAAAAATTGCCGAATAG
- a CDS encoding MFS transporter, translating to MKNDIYPTDDQQKPFRRHLGAIVFLAAIFFLNFIARVIPAPLLPSIEKDMQISHSVAGSFFLFISAGYFISLAGSGFVSSRLTHRKTIILSCEAVGLALLCISVSQNLWTIRPALTLLGLAAGLYLPSGIASITHIIDSKHWGKALAIHELAPNSGFMLAPILAEIISIWFSWRGVLAVLGVSSLCLGIAYAHWGRGGRFAGQSPDLHSMRRLGAEPGFWIMMLLFSLAIGSTMGIYTMLPLYLVVERGIDQGWANTLVGLSRISSLGMAFLSGFVSDRFGTRMTMIWVFFLTGVTTLALGMATGDWVIMFVFLQPMVAVCFFPPGFAALSAIGPPETRNVAVSMTIPLAFFIGGGIFPALIGFLGDMGKFPLGMELTGGLILCGTGVAYFLKLPAR from the coding sequence ATGAAAAACGACATCTATCCCACCGATGACCAGCAAAAGCCGTTCCGGCGCCATTTGGGCGCCATCGTCTTTTTGGCGGCTATTTTTTTCTTGAATTTTATTGCCAGGGTGATTCCGGCACCATTACTGCCTTCCATTGAAAAGGATATGCAGATCAGCCACAGTGTTGCTGGTTCTTTTTTCCTCTTTATTTCAGCTGGATACTTTATTTCCCTGGCCGGTTCCGGGTTTGTCAGTTCCCGTTTGACCCACCGGAAAACCATTATTCTATCTTGCGAAGCCGTGGGCCTGGCCCTGCTTTGTATCAGTGTCAGCCAGAATCTGTGGACGATTCGTCCGGCCTTGACGCTTCTGGGGCTTGCCGCCGGCCTTTACCTGCCGTCGGGTATTGCCTCAATTACCCATATCATCGATTCAAAGCATTGGGGAAAGGCCCTTGCAATTCATGAACTGGCACCCAATTCCGGTTTTATGCTGGCCCCCATACTGGCCGAGATTATATCCATATGGTTTTCCTGGCGCGGTGTCCTGGCGGTTCTGGGAGTAAGTTCCCTCTGCCTGGGTATTGCCTATGCACACTGGGGCCGCGGCGGGCGATTTGCGGGCCAGTCCCCGGATCTGCATTCCATGAGACGGCTTGGGGCGGAGCCGGGTTTCTGGATCATGATGCTTTTATTCAGTCTGGCCATCGGCAGCACCATGGGCATTTATACCATGCTGCCCCTTTATCTGGTTGTCGAAAGGGGCATTGACCAGGGCTGGGCAAACACCCTCGTCGGGCTTTCCCGAATCTCCAGTTTGGGCATGGCCTTTTTAAGCGGGTTTGTATCGGATCGATTCGGCACCAGGATGACCATGATATGGGTGTTTTTTTTAACCGGGGTGACGACCCTGGCACTGGGAATGGCAACGGGGGACTGGGTGATCATGTTTGTCTTTCTGCAGCCCATGGTGGCGGTGTGTTTTTTTCCGCCCGGTTTTGCGGCCCTGTCTGCCATTGGACCGCCTGAAACCCGAAACGTTGCCGTTTCCATGACAATCCCCCTTGCCTTTTTCATCGGCGGCGGTATTTTCCCTGCGTTAATCGGGTTTTTAGGTGATATGGGAAAATTTCCCCTGGGCATGGAGCTGACAGGCGGGCTGATCCTTTGTGGAACAGGGGTGGCCTATT